The Dethiosulfovibrio peptidovorans DSM 11002 genome has a window encoding:
- the pheS gene encoding phenylalanine--tRNA ligase subunit alpha, translated as MDLKLDIEGVRSSFLSELEDAKSLDDLKDLRVRYLGKKGKVTALLKSLRTMSPEERPEAGKVINELKQVLDSDLTERSKRAEDEALRQKELDEFVDVTQPARGRLSGGVHPVMQVMYDVSEILTGLGFSVALGPEVEDDFHNFEALNIPPHHPARDMQDTFYFDDGRLLRTHTSPVQVRSMLAYGAPLRVACPGKVYRRDSDPTHSPMFHQIEGLLVEEDVSIGDLKGCLEAMVSAIFSRPLKARYRASYFPFTEPSMEVDIECIACSGKDPYCRICKGTGWLEIGGMGMVHPEVLRAGGVDPERFNGFAWGMGLDRIAMLKYDLRDLRPLFEGDLSYLLSGRDE; from the coding sequence ATGGATTTGAAACTGGATATAGAAGGGGTGAGAAGTTCCTTCCTTTCTGAGCTAGAGGATGCGAAGTCTCTGGACGATCTAAAAGACCTCCGGGTTCGCTATCTGGGCAAGAAGGGCAAGGTGACTGCTCTTTTGAAGTCTCTGAGGACGATGTCGCCGGAGGAACGTCCGGAGGCGGGTAAGGTCATAAACGAGCTAAAACAGGTCCTCGACTCGGATCTGACAGAGAGGTCCAAAAGGGCGGAAGACGAGGCTTTGAGGCAAAAGGAGCTCGATGAGTTCGTGGACGTTACCCAGCCCGCCAGAGGTCGCCTTTCCGGGGGAGTCCATCCGGTTATGCAGGTGATGTACGATGTCTCCGAGATACTCACCGGGCTTGGCTTTTCCGTGGCCCTTGGGCCGGAGGTGGAGGACGACTTTCATAATTTCGAGGCCCTCAATATCCCCCCTCATCATCCCGCCAGGGATATGCAGGACACCTTTTATTTCGACGATGGCAGACTTCTCAGGACCCATACCTCTCCGGTGCAGGTGAGGTCCATGTTGGCCTACGGGGCGCCTTTGAGGGTAGCCTGTCCCGGGAAGGTCTACAGGAGGGACAGCGATCCCACCCATTCACCTATGTTCCATCAGATAGAGGGGCTTCTGGTGGAGGAGGACGTCTCCATAGGAGATCTCAAGGGCTGTCTGGAGGCCATGGTTTCGGCGATCTTCTCCAGGCCTCTCAAGGCTCGATACAGAGCGAGCTATTTCCCATTCACCGAGCCGTCCATGGAGGTCGACATAGAGTGTATCGCCTGTTCCGGCAAGGATCCCTACTGCCGGATATGCAAGGGGACCGGCTGGCTGGAGATAGGCGGTATGGGAATGGTCCATCCCGAGGTACTTCGGGCCGGAGGAGTCGATCCCGAGAGGTTCAACGGTTTCGCCTGGGGTATGGGGCTGGATCGAATAGCTATGTTGAAATACGATCTCAGGGACCTTCGCCCTCTCTTCGAGGGAGATCTGTCCTATCTGCTCTCCGGGAGGGATGAATGA